The following are from one region of the Pectobacterium actinidiae genome:
- a CDS encoding GntR family transcriptional regulator, with protein MALTPLQTRIVRQIVAYIRREQLPPGAHLIESSLAQVLNASRTPVKVALLYLTEKGMLHYHRNRGFYLDRHAHELGHLVTELAASSEEPLYRKIVDMRLSRRLPEQFSEVELMRECQVSRSVLRNVLTRIQQEGWLEFRTGQGWRTTPIIDSVTAYEESFTFRLLVEPVSLLSPQFRIDQHTLSACRKQQEDILNGGYLTLTPHEMFDANTHFHETLLACSGNRFAHHSLQRINQLRRLVEYRQGSPAFNPKRLEQIAEHLAILDFLQQGEIETAAEWMKKHLEKACHDKVSIDLFR; from the coding sequence ATGGCTTTAACTCCCCTACAGACAAGGATTGTCAGACAGATTGTTGCCTATATTCGCCGCGAGCAGTTGCCGCCCGGCGCTCATCTGATCGAATCGTCACTGGCACAGGTACTGAACGCCTCGCGCACGCCGGTCAAGGTCGCGCTGCTGTATCTGACGGAAAAAGGCATGCTGCATTACCACCGCAACCGGGGGTTTTATCTTGACCGCCACGCCCATGAATTAGGGCATCTGGTCACCGAGTTAGCCGCTAGCAGCGAAGAGCCGCTCTACCGGAAGATTGTGGATATGCGCCTCTCTCGTCGGTTGCCAGAACAGTTTTCAGAAGTGGAGCTGATGCGAGAATGTCAGGTGTCCCGCTCCGTACTACGCAACGTTCTGACTCGTATTCAACAGGAAGGTTGGCTGGAGTTCCGCACTGGGCAAGGCTGGCGAACTACGCCGATTATCGATTCCGTCACGGCCTATGAGGAAAGTTTTACTTTCCGCCTACTGGTCGAGCCGGTCAGTCTGCTGTCGCCGCAGTTTCGTATCGATCAGCACACGCTCAGCGCCTGTCGTAAGCAGCAGGAAGACATTCTCAATGGAGGTTACCTGACACTCACACCGCATGAAATGTTCGATGCCAATACGCACTTTCATGAAACGCTGCTTGCCTGTAGCGGCAACCGCTTCGCCCACCATAGTTTGCAACGAATCAATCAATTACGGCGTCTGGTGGAATATCGTCAAGGGAGTCCAGCCTTCAACCCCAAGCGATTGGAGCAGATTGCAGAGCATCTGGCGATTCTGGATTTCCTGCAACAGGGAGAGATCGAAACAGCAGCAGAGTGGATGAAAAAGCATCTGGAAAAAGCGTGCCACGATAAAGTGAGCATCGATCTTTTTCGATGA